The DNA window CGCCGATGTGTCGAAGGCGATACCGCCGAATTCCGTCAGCACGATCGGCTGGCCGCGGTGCGGGAAGCCGTCCAGCGTCAGGATGCGGCCGCCTGGACGCCGCTGGTCGAACAGCGTGCGGGCCGGATCGCTGACCTCGTAGCGCGCCTTGATGCGCTGCGGATCGCTGTCGTAATCGTGGATGCCGAGTATATCGGTGGCCGAAGCCTCCCATCCATCGTTGCCGATCACGGGCCGCGTCGAATCCATCATGCGCGTCATGTGATACAGCGCTTCGACGGCATTGCGATGCGCCTGCATCGACGTCAGGTTCGGCACGCCCCACGATTCGTTGAACGGTACCCACACGATCACGCAGGGGTGGCTGTAATCCCGCTCGATCGCTTCCTGCCACTCCTTGATCAGGCGCGTCATCGACTTCGGGCTGAACGAATACGCCGACGGCATTTCTTCCCACACCATCAGGCCCAGCTTGTCGGCCCAGTACAGGTAGCGCGGATCCTCGATCTTCTGGTGCTTGCGCACGCCATTGAAGCCCATCAGCTTGGCGAGTTCGACATCGCGTTTCAACGCCGCATCGTTCGGCGCCGTGATGCCGCTGTCAGGCCAGTAGCCCTGGTCCAGCACCAGGCGCAGCGGGTAGGGCCTGCCATTGAGCATGAACCGGTCCCGGTTGATGGCCACCGATCGCAGCGCTGTATAGGATCGTACCGTTTCCAGCTCGATGCCGTCGCACCGCAGGGTCAGTTCGACATCGAGCAGCGTCGGCTTTTCCGGGCTCCACAGCAGGTCGTTTCGGGAATCGTCGATGCCGGGGTCGGAAATGGCGATCTTGCGGTGCGCCTCCTGGCCCATCAGCTTGTATTCGTCGTCGGCCAGCAGCACTTCGCCGTGCCACAGCTTTACTTCGACCGTCAGCTTTTCGCGGCGGTCGCCCGCGGCCTGGATGTCGCAGCCGATCTCGAAGCCGTCGAAGTGGGGCGTCCACCGGATGCCCTTCAGGTAGGTGGCGGGCACCTGTTCCAGCCAGACGGTCTGCCAGATGCCGGTGGTGCGCGGATACCAGATCGAGTGCGGCTCGAGCTGCCAGTCCTGCTTGCCGCGCGGCTTGGCCAGATCATGCGGATCGTCTTCCGCGCGCAGCACGATCACCTGGCGCTGACCTTCGACGAGCGCATCGGTGATGTCGGCGCAGAACGACGTGTGGCCGCCCTGGTGCGTGCACACGAGCCGGTCATTGACCCAGACCCTGGCTTCATAGTCGACGGCGCCGAAATGCAGGATCGTGCGTTCGCCGCGGTCCTGCATGTCGAATTCCAGGCGATACCACGCCACGGTATGGAAACCCGTGTCGTGAATGCCGGAGAGCTTCGTCTCCGGCGCATACGGCACCTGGATCTGCTGCGTCCACTCGATGCCCTCGTCGGGGCGACAGTAACGCCGGTCGTCGTCGTAGGCGAACTGCCAGGTGCCGTTCAGGTTCTGCCACTTGTCGCGCACCAGCTGCGGTCGCGGATATTCGAAGTCACTCATGGGATCCTCTTTTAGTTATCGGGCCATTATTCGATATTGACATCGGGGTCCTGGCATCCAGGGATGCGGGAATCAGCAGCGTCGCGGCGGCGCCGGCGGCGTTTACTCTCGTTACGGCGCGCCGTCCCGCGGCAGCGGCCATGCCGACAGGGCACGAGGCCACGCGGGCGCCGCCGGAGCCGGCGCCGTCGCGCAGCTTCGCTACGGCCAATATGCGCCCATCGTTGTCGTTGGTAGGTTTGCCCGGCTGGTTCACGGAGCGTGATGCCCGGGCATGGACCGCCGGTTGCGGTCCGGAGTATGCTTCCAGATTCCGTGGTGCCGTGCTCACACGGCCTCCCGCGTAACGCTGGACGGCACATCCGGCTGCCCGGCGTGCGCGCTTGCGTCATGCAGCACATGAATGTGCGTGGGGAGGGTCATGTGACAGGTTCCGTTCTCTCTGGCTTCGAGTGGACATCCTATCAAGTATTGACCTCCCTACAAGTCAATTCCGCGCAGCAAGAGCCAGCTTTTTCGGCTCATCAGTTCGTAACTATTGGTTACCACACGGGGCGCAGCGCCGGCGCTATGGGAGGACACCAACCAGTGGTTACAGCGATGTAGGACTAGTCTGGCAATGAACCTAGTTGCGAGCTGACACTGCGAAAGCAACTTTTCGCAGTGCCAGCAGCGTTTATGCGCCCAGCCAGGTGTATTTGAAGAGGAAAACGAGGGCGATCACCCAGACCACGGCCTTGACTTCGCGCACGCGGCCCGTCAGCAGCTTCAGTGCGGCGTAGGTGATGAAGCCGAAAGCGATGCCGTGGGCGATCGAATAGGTGAAGGGAATCAGCAGCGCGGTGACGGCGGCGGGAATGCTTTCCGTGCTTTCATTCCATTCCACGTCCGCCAGGTCGCGCAGCATCAGGCACGATACGAACAGCAGCGCCGGTGCGGTGGCGTAGGCGGGCACCACGCTGGCCAGCGGCGAGATGAACAGCGCTGCCAGGAACAGCAAGGCCACCACGACGGCTGTCAGGCCCGTGCGGCCGCCGGCCTGCACGCCGGCTGCGCTCTCCACATAGGCCGTGGTGCTCGAGGTGCCCATGACGGAACCGACGACGATCGCCGTGCTGTCCGCCATCAGCGCGCGGTTCAGGCGCTCCATCTTGCCTTCGACGAGCAGGCCGGCGCGGGCGGCCACGCCCATCAGCGTGCCGGTGGCATCGAACAGTTCGACGAGGAAGAACACCAGCACCACGTTCAGGATGCCGGTACCGAACGCCCCGCCGATATCGAGCTGGGCGAACGTGGGCGCCAGCGAAGGCGGCGGCGAAAAGATGCCCTGGAAGGTATTGCCGCCGAAGAAGAACGACATGACGGTCACGACGACGATGCCGATGAGGATCGCGCCCTTCACGCGCAGCCGGTCCAGCGCGACGATCAGCAGGAAGCCCACGATGGCCATCAGGGCGGGTGCCTTGTGCAGGTCGCCCACCGTAACCATCGTCGCGGCGTTGGCCGTCACGATGCCGGCGCTCTTCAGCGCGATCAGGCCGAGGAACAGCCCGAGGCCCACGGTGATGGCCGTGCGCAGCGACGCGGGAATGCCCTTGACGATCATTTCCCGCAACCCGAAGATCGAAATGAAGAGGAACAGGCAGCCGGAAATGAACACGGCACCCAGCGCCGTCTGCCATGGCACGCCCATGCCGAGCACGACCGCATACGCGAAATAGGCGTTCAGGCCCATGCCCGGCGCCATGCCGATCGGGTAGTTCGCATACAGGCCCATGATGAGCGTGCCGAGCGCGGCCGCCAGGCAGGTGGCGACGAACACGGCTTCCTTCGGCACCCCGGCATCGCCGAGGATCGCCGGATTGACGAAGATGATGTAGGCCATCGTCAGGAACGTCGTGATCCCGGCCACCACTTCGGTGCGGACGTCCGTTCCGGCTTCCTTCAGTTTGAACAGTTTTTCAGCAATCGACACGTCGAGCTCTCCCGAATTGTTATGTTGTCCGCGAAGCATACCACCGGGGTTCGATCAGCAAGTCATCTGCGAGGTGATATAGCAATAAGTGTTGCATAGTTATAATAACGTCATGGTTTTGTGACGCATCGGGTGTGCGGCGACGCCTGCGGCTGCGCCAGCCGTCAGCCGTCAGCGGCGAGCCGCGAGTCGCCAGCCATCCTTCGACCAGCGCAGCGTGTGCGTCAGGCGCAGCGCATCGAGCAGCCGGTTGTCATGCGACACGATCGCGAAAGCGCCCGGCCAGGCCAGCAGCGCCGCCTCGAGCGCCGCGAGGGCAGGCAGGTCGAGATGGTTGCCGGGCTCGTCCAGGAGTAGCAGCTGTGCTGGCGTACGCCCCCACAGCGCGCAGGCTAGCGCCGCCTTGACGCGTTCACCGCCGGACAGCGCACCGGCCGCCACGCCGAGCCGCGTCGCCTCGAGTCCCAGCAGGGCGAGCCGGCTGCGCAGTGCGCCTTCGGCCAGCGGGCTGTCCAGCTGGCGCAGCCGGTCCAGCAACGTCGAGGCGGGCGGCAGCAGGGCCTCCGCTCCCTGGTCGAGCCAGGCGGTCGACACCGGCGTCGCGCACCGGCCGGCGCAAGGCGGCAGGACGCCCGCCAGCATCTTCAGCAGCGTGCTCTTGCCGCAGCCGTTGGGGCCGGTGATCGCCAGTCGCACGGGACCCGCAAGGACCAGGTCGAGCGGGCGCGCCCCAGCCGGCATGGGGGGCACCGCGCCTTCGCAGGCGATGACGACCCGGCCGGCCGGCACGGCGGCGTCGCCCAGCAACAGCGCGGGCAGCGCCGCATCGACGCCGGCCGCCGCCGCCTTCTGCACCGCATCCCGTACCGCTTCGTCGAGCGATGCGCGTGTCGTCTCCGCCAGCCGGACTTGCCGGCCGGCGCTGGCCTGTGCGCTGGCCTTGCGCCGGCCCAGCAGGACTGCGGCCTGGTTTTCTTCCCGTGCGGCGCGGTTTCCCCGGGCCGCACGGGCGTGGCGGGCATCGTGCGCGTCGCGCAGCTGCCGCAATCCGGCGTGCCGCGTCGCGCGCACGTGATCCAGCGCGGCCTGCGCGGCGGCGGCCTGCTCCGCGCGCCGTGCCTGGTAATGCGTGAAATTGCCGCCATACGCGTGCAGGCCCCGTTCATCCAGCTCGACGATGGCATCCATCGTGTCGAGCAGCTCACGATCATGGCTGATGGCGATGACCTGGCCCGGCCACGCGGCAAGGCGCGCATGCAGCCACGCGCGGCCCTCGCGGTCGAGATGGTTCGTCGGTTCGTCCAGTACCAGCACGTCGCGGCCGGACAGGAATGCGCCGGCCAGCGCGATGCGCGCGAGCTCGCCGCCGGACAGGCCCGCGGCAGGCGCGCCGTCGTGCAGCTGCGGCAGGCCCGCGGCGGCCAGTGCCAGGGCGAAATCGGTCGTCACGGTCCAGTGACCGTCGAGCACGGCCAGGTCGTCCGGTGTGCCGCCGCCGCTGGCCAGCCGCGCCGACGCGGCAAACAAGCGGCCGAGGCCGGCCACGTCCGCCACGGTGGCCTGCGGACCGGCGTCGACCCGCTGGGGCAGGTAGTGGATCGTGCCGTGGGCTGCCGCGCGGCCCCTGTCGGGCGCCAGCAGGCCGGCCATCACGCGGGCCAGCAGGCTCTTGCCGACGCCGTTGCGGCCCACCAGCCCGTTGCGGCGCGCCGCGAACGTGAACGTGAGGTCGTCGAACAGCGTGCGCCCGCCGGGCAGGCGCAGCGTGACGCGGTGCAGGGCGATGAACGAGGATGTGCAGGGCGCCGCCGGTGCGGCGGCAGGATGTCGGGCCATGAGGAGCTTTCGGAACGCGTGGTCGGTCCGGCCGGGGAAGGGCGCGGCGCTTGGCGGTGCGAAGGCTCAGATGGTCATTTGGGGGGAGTGCTCCTGGTGCGGTCCTGCCTGCCGTCGGCACGGCAGGCAGGGCAAGTTTAGCGGATCCGTGCGCCGTGTCAATCCAGGCCGAGGGCGCGGGCAACGTCGTCCCAGGCCACCAGCTTGAAGTTCTGCGGCCCGTCCGGCATGCGCTTGTAGCCATCCTGCACGACCAGCATGCCGCGTGCATGGGGCCCGCCCAGGTTCGCCGACGTCACTTCGAGGCCATCCGTCTCGGAAGCGCCGTCGATGCCGGCGTCCACGTTGACGCCGATCCGGAAGGCGCCGCGCACCCGATACGGCGGCGCGGCATCGAGCACCACGTAGCTGTCGTTGCCCTGGCTGGACACGACCACGTAGCTTTGCCGGGCGCCGCGGTACACGCCGATGCCTTCAACATCGGCGCGCAGCAGGCCGCCGGCCGCAAGCACCATCGACAGGCGCGGTTCCCGTGCCGCATCGGCGCTGGTCACCCACAGGCCGCGCCGCTCCTCGCCCACGAACAGCTGGCCGCTGGCCTCGTCGACCACGCAGCCTTCCGGCTGGGTTTCGGTGCGGAAGCGCCGCACGACGCGCGCGGTGAAGGCGCCATCGGCGCGGCCGATCCGGTAGTGCAGGTAGCGGCCATCCTTGTCGTTGACGAAGGCATCGAGGCCGCCGCCCACCGGGCGCGCCACGCAGGCGCCATAGATCTCGTCGAGTTCCGTCGGCAGCCGCGCCGCTTCGGTCACGGTGCCGTCGGGCGCGATCGAAAACAGCACCATCACGTTGTCGTCGCGCTGCGTGGCCAGCGCCAGGTCGAAGCGTTCGGCGCCAAAGGCGACATCCTGGCGCACGTCGACGTTGTTCAGCCGCCCCGACTCCAGCAACTGGCGCTGCCGGCCCTGCAGGTCGTATACGAGCAGGCCCTGCTTCTTGTTCGTGCCGAGCACCCGCGAGGCAGCCGGGTCGACGGGGTGCCGCCAGATCGCCGGATCGTCGGCTGCGTCGCCGGCGCGTGCCACCGGGTCCGTCTGCGCGCGGGCCGTCACCACCGGCAGCGGCGCCACGGGCGCTGCGGCCTTCATGGCCAGTGCGACGGTGCGCCAGTCCTTGCCGCCATACGCCAGCAACCGCCCCGTGCCATCGACGGCGAGGTTGTCGATGTCCGCGCCGGCCACCGCGACGGGCGACCAGCCGGTGGCGGTGCGGCGCCAGGCGTGCAGCGCGCCGTTCCCGTCGGTGGCGGCAACGCCGCCCGGCAGTACGGCCAGCGCCTGCGCGCCACCGGCCAGTTTGCCGAACGGCGGCGCCAGGCCGACAGCCCGCCGCGCCGGCGCACCTTCGGCATCGGCGCGGTAGGCCCACACGCCGGACCCCTCTTCGGCCACGTACAGCGTGCCGTCGGCGTCGTCGACCCGGCAATGCTGCACATGCGGCGGCAGGGCGAGCCGGCGCACGCGCTGCGGCGCTGCGCCATCGAGCAGCCACTGCTCGGCCTGGCCATCCTTGCCGACCAGGAAAGCGTGGGTGAGCCGTTGGGCGTCGCGGTACAGGCAGGCGGCCTCGATGCCGTAGCCCGTTTCGGGCAGCGGCGGCAGGGCGGCCAGCGTGCCGGCACGGCCGTCGACTCGCAGTGGAATGGCCCGTTCCGCATTGGCATCGATGACGATCGCCAGTGCCGCGCCGTGCGGCCCGGTGCGCACGTCGAGCTGGCGCCCGCGCACGGCCACGCTGGCCCGCCCGGTGCCCGCCGCGTCGACCAGGCGCACCGCGTTCTTTTCCAGCACCAGCCAGCCGCCGGGCAGCGGCGCCAGGTCGCGCGCGCCGGCCACGGCCGGTGGCAGGGGGCCGCGCCGGCAGGGGCCGCTAGCGCGGCCAGCAGCGACAGCATTGAAAGGTTTTTCATCAGAACAGGCTCGCTTTCAGGCCGATCTTGAACGTGCGGCCATATTGTTCGTACTGGACGTTGCGTGACTTGACGCCCTGGTACACATAGTATTTTTCATTGTTCAGGTTACTAGCTTCGAACGACAGCTGCCAGCGGCGGTCGATCTGCCACGACAGCGAGAAATCGAGCTGCGTCTGGCTGTCCACGATCCGGTCTCCACTCGCATCGAGCACATCGTCGCCCAGTTCCAGCAGGTAGGGCGACTTGTGGTTGACGGCCAGGCGCGTGCTCAGCGGTCCGTGTTCGTAGCCGATCATCGCGTTCGCCACCCGGCTCGACTGGCCAGGCAGGCGGATGGCGCGGCCGGCGCGGCGCCCGGCCTCCTCGTCGAAGCTGTCGATGCCGGCGCGCGAATGCGTCAGCGCGCCATTGAGGCCCACCAGCAGGCCGTTGAACGGTGCGGGCAGCATGCGCAGCGGCTGCTGCCACGCCAGTTCGATGCCTCGCACCTTGGCGCTGTCGCCATTGGCGTACGACGTGGCCGTGGTGTAGCCGGTCCATCGTCCGCTGCCGGCCAGGTTGGTCGCGTACGTGAAGTTGGCGATGTCCTTGTGGAAGACGTAGGCCGACATCGTGCCGTCGTTGCCCAGCACCCGTTCGATGCCCAGGTCGAGGTTGTGGGATTTCAAAGGGGCCAGGTCGGGATTGCCGATCGTGGCTTCCGTCGCGCTGTCCAGGCTGATGCCGGGCGCGAGCTGGCTGAAGTTGGCGCGCACCACGCTGTTGCTCCACGCGGCGCGCACCGTGGTGGCGCGATCAAGGTCGTAGCGGGCCTGCAGCGTCGGCAGCCAGTTCGTGTAGGAACGGCCGGCGCGCCGCGCCGTGATCGATTCGCTTTCGTCTTCCAGGATCGCGATCTGCTGGCCTGCCGCCTTGAAGCGCGTGCGCTCGGCGCGCACCCCGGCCAGCAGCGACCAGGCACCGCGCGCCAGCGTGCCCTGGACATACGCGGCATCGATGTCCTCGACCAGGGCGAAATCGTCCAGTGCCGATTCGGCGGCCTGCCGCGCGCCGGCGCGGGGCAGGCTGGCGACACGGGCACGGATGGCTGCCGGATCGAGGGCCGCGCCGATCGGGCCGAACGCGTAGTCCAGCTGGTGCGTGCCGACAAAGGCGCTCATCGAGCGTGTACCCGCGCCCCAGTAGCTGGCGCTGGTGGCATTGCCGCTGTCATAGGCCCACTGGTCCGTGTCGTTGTCCTTGTCGCGCCGGCTGGCCTTGGCGCCGAATTTCACCGCGTAGCCGTCGTCGAATTCGCGGGCAAGGTCGAGGCGCAGCGCGTTCGCGCGGTCCTTTGCAAAGCTTCGCTGCAGCGTGATCGCGTTCAGGTTGTAGCTGGCCGGATCGAAGGCGGCCGCCGGTGCAATGAGGCGCGGCGCCATCGTATTGGCAAAGCCGATGCCGGCGAAGCTGCCGCGAAAGCGCGCATCGTTGATCGATTCCGGCGCGTCGTCGGTGGCGCGGCTTGCCGTTGCCTCGGCCTGCACGCGCCAGTCGCCGAAGCGGCGGTCGGCGCTCGCCGTGAGCGAGCGGATCTCCTGCGTGTACTTCCGCTGGCGCAGGCGGCGTTCCAGGCGTGCGTCGTCCGTCACGCCTTCGGCCAGGTCGTCGTTTTCCACATTGCCCACCGTGAGGCGGTCGCGCACTTCATCGTCCGAAAACCGGCTCACGAAGGCGCGCAACGCATAGCTGGAGGCCGCATCGGGACGCCAGTCCAGGTTCAGCGCGGCGGCACGGCGTTCGCGCACCGGCAGGTAGTCACGCAATTCGAAGCCTTCGAGCCGGTTGCCGCGCCACGCGCCGCCCGTTTCCACATTGTCGGAACCGAACTTGCGCTTTTCGCCCGACAGGCCGGCCGCCACGCCCAGCTTGCCGCCGGCGAAGCGCTGCGCCCAGAGCAGGTTCGCATTCGGGCTCTCGCGATGCGTGTTCGTATCGTGGCTCGCACCGGCGCCCAGCACGAGCAGCGCGCCGGGCAGGTCGAACGCAGACAGCGTTTTTACCTCCACGGTGCCGCCGAGCGAATTCGCATCCTGGTCGGGCGTCAGCGTTTTCGATACGTGCAGCGTGCGGATCAGGCCCGCAGGCAGCACGTCCAGGGCGACGGCGCGCGTGCCGGCCTCCGGCGACGGGACCAGCGCACCGTTGATGGTGACCGCGTTCAGGTCTGGTCCCAGGCCGCGCACGCTGACATAGCGCCCTTCGCCCTGGTCGCGCTGCACGGCCACGCCGGGCAGCCGGGCCAGCGCCTCGGCGGCGTTCCTGTCAGGCAGGCCGCCGATGCCGTCGCTGGAGACGACGCTGACGATGTTGTCGGCCTTTTCCTGGGCCGCGATGGCGTTGGCAAGGCTGGCGCGCTGGCCGGCGATGACGACCGTCGGGTCGCCGGCGGCGTGGACGCCCGTGGCGGCCAGCAGGCCCAGGGCGGGGATGGCGAGGTGTCGCATGGTGATGGAACCGATCCGGTGGTTGAGATTGCGGCGGATTCTAGGCATCCCGTATGACCGATCGGTGACAGGCGGCCCGCCGCGGGCCCGGTGCGGGTGCCGCGCTGGCCCGGATGAGCTCAATTGACCCGGCAGCCGCCGCAGGCGGCGCCGCGCAGGCCATGCAACCGGCGCGAAATCGCGGCCACCGGTGAGCCGATCGCACCCCGGGCAGGATTGCAACGTCCTGGCGCGGACTGCGCCAAGGCGTCATCACGTTGTCACAACGGCACGCTAAGGTGGCCGGTCATGAAAACCTTCCAGCACTGCGCGATCCAGTCCCGCGCCCTCGCCATCGCCTGCCTTGCCGGCACGGCCATCGCGCTCCTGTATGCCACCGTTGGCACGATCAAGCCGGCCGAATCGTGGAAATGGTTCGACGTGGCGAGCGAGGGCGGCACGGCGCTCGTCGCCGCGGCGTGGGGCCTGATCGTGCTGGGCAGCCGCCCCGACGGCCGCGTGACGCGGCTGCTCGCCGCCGGCTTCGCCGCCATCATGCTCGGCTCGTGGGCCGACTGCATGGATGAATTCCTCGCGATCGACAAGGCCGCGCTGTGGGATCACGGGCTCGAAGCGCTCGTCCCGGCGGGCATGGTCATCCTCACCATCGGCATGGTGTACTGGCGGCAGGAGCAGGCCAGCCTGACCGAGCACCTGAAGAAGCGCGAGCGGCTGTTCCGCGACCACCGCGCATTCGACCGGGTCACGCAACTGGCCGACGCCGGCTATCTGCGGCCCAGCTAGCGCGCGAACTGGCACGCGGCCAGGGCACGTGCGCGCTGGTGCTGCTCGACATCGACGGCTTCCACCGCATCAACCGCGAACATGGCCCGGCCGAGGGCGACCGGGTGCTGCAGGCCGTCAGCCACATGCTGCTGCTGAACCTGCGCAACGACGACCTGCTGTGCCGCTACGCGGGCGACCGGTTCGCGGTGCTGATGCCGGGCCTCGCCGACGCGGCGGCCGATGACGCGGCCCGGCACCTGTGCCGGATGGTGGCGGCGATGCGGCACTATGTCGACGGTAACGTCGACAGCGACCGCGTGTCGCTGTCGCTGCGCTACAGCTGCGCCCAGGCTGGCGGCGCGCCCGGCCGCACGCCGGACACGGTGCTGGCCGACCTGTGTCGGCAGGTGGACGCTTGACAGGTGGACGAGTGATCCAGTGGCGCGGGGCCGCCGAACCGTCGATCCCGGCGCGGCAGCAGCCTTTGCTGGTGCTTGAATATGCCCGCTCGCGCGATGTCGGCGAGGCGGCCCTCCTGCGCGGCATGGGGCTGGATGCGCTGGCGCCGGACGCGCTGGTGTCGCCTGCCCAGCACCTGCAACTGCTGTCGAACGCGCTGCGCGCGCTGGACAGCGCCGATACCAGTTTCATGCTGGGCCAGCTGCTGCTGCCCGGTCACGACGGCGCACCCAGCAATGCACTCGTGCAGGCACCGACCCTGCGCGACGCGCTGCTGATCCTGTGCCGCTGGCATGCGCGCCTGACACCGCTGCTGCGCCCCCGCCTGGAAACGTGGGACGGCATGGCCGCGCTGTACTGGGTCGACAGCCATGGCGCGCCCGGCCTGCGGCCGGCGCTGGTGGAAATGCATATGACGGCCGTCGTGGCGCTGTGCCGCTGGCTGGGCGGGGAGCGGATGCCGTGGCGCTTCTGCTTCAACCGTGCCGCGCCGCGTCACGTGGAGCAGCACCACGTCCATCTGGGCAGCGAGTTGCGCTTCGACTGCCACTTCGACGCCATGCTGATCGAGGCCGGATGGCTGGACCGGCCGTGGCCACGTGGCAGCGCGCTGGCCGCCGCGCTGGCGCTGCGCGCCGCCGAGGACGA is part of the Pseudoduganella lutea genome and encodes:
- a CDS encoding glycoside hydrolase family 2 protein — its product is MSDFEYPRPQLVRDKWQNLNGTWQFAYDDDRRYCRPDEGIEWTQQIQVPYAPETKLSGIHDTGFHTVAWYRLEFDMQDRGERTILHFGAVDYEARVWVNDRLVCTHQGGHTSFCADITDALVEGQRQVIVLRAEDDPHDLAKPRGKQDWQLEPHSIWYPRTTGIWQTVWLEQVPATYLKGIRWTPHFDGFEIGCDIQAAGDRREKLTVEVKLWHGEVLLADDEYKLMGQEAHRKIAISDPGIDDSRNDLLWSPEKPTLLDVELTLRCDGIELETVRSYTALRSVAINRDRFMLNGRPYPLRLVLDQGYWPDSGITAPNDAALKRDVELAKLMGFNGVRKHQKIEDPRYLYWADKLGLMVWEEMPSAYSFSPKSMTRLIKEWQEAIERDYSHPCVIVWVPFNESWGVPNLTSMQAHRNAVEALYHMTRMMDSTRPVIGNDGWEASATDILGIHDYDSDPQRIKARYEVSDPARTLFDQRRPGGRILTLDGFPHRGQPIVLTEFGGIAFDTSAPDIDTWGYSRAMTADAFYEQYTALLKVVNETQMFSGFCYTQFADTYQEANGLLNADRTPKIPFEKISAATRSVQLVAQDPPEPV
- a CDS encoding NCS2 family permease yields the protein MLRGQHNNSGELDVSIAEKLFKLKEAGTDVRTEVVAGITTFLTMAYIIFVNPAILGDAGVPKEAVFVATCLAAALGTLIMGLYANYPIGMAPGMGLNAYFAYAVVLGMGVPWQTALGAVFISGCLFLFISIFGLREMIVKGIPASLRTAITVGLGLFLGLIALKSAGIVTANAATMVTVGDLHKAPALMAIVGFLLIVALDRLRVKGAILIGIVVVTVMSFFFGGNTFQGIFSPPPSLAPTFAQLDIGGAFGTGILNVVLVFFLVELFDATGTLMGVAARAGLLVEGKMERLNRALMADSTAIVVGSVMGTSSTTAYVESAAGVQAGGRTGLTAVVVALLFLAALFISPLASVVPAYATAPALLFVSCLMLRDLADVEWNESTESIPAAVTALLIPFTYSIAHGIAFGFITYAALKLLTGRVREVKAVVWVIALVFLFKYTWLGA
- a CDS encoding ATP-binding cassette domain-containing protein, whose translation is MARHPAAAPAAPCTSSFIALHRVTLRLPGGRTLFDDLTFTFAARRNGLVGRNGVGKSLLARVMAGLLAPDRGRAAAHGTIHYLPQRVDAGPQATVADVAGLGRLFAASARLASGGGTPDDLAVLDGHWTVTTDFALALAAAGLPQLHDGAPAAGLSGGELARIALAGAFLSGRDVLVLDEPTNHLDREGRAWLHARLAAWPGQVIAISHDRELLDTMDAIVELDERGLHAYGGNFTHYQARRAEQAAAAQAALDHVRATRHAGLRQLRDAHDARHARAARGNRAAREENQAAVLLGRRKASAQASAGRQVRLAETTRASLDEAVRDAVQKAAAAGVDAALPALLLGDAAVPAGRVVIACEGAVPPMPAGARPLDLVLAGPVRLAITGPNGCGKSTLLKMLAGVLPPCAGRCATPVSTAWLDQGAEALLPPASTLLDRLRQLDSPLAEGALRSRLALLGLEATRLGVAAGALSGGERVKAALACALWGRTPAQLLLLDEPGNHLDLPALAALEAALLAWPGAFAIVSHDNRLLDALRLTHTLRWSKDGWRLAARR
- a CDS encoding phytase, with the protein product MAGARDLAPLPGGWLVLEKNAVRLVDAAGTGRASVAVRGRQLDVRTGPHGAALAIVIDANAERAIPLRVDGRAGTLAALPPLPETGYGIEAACLYRDAQRLTHAFLVGKDGQAEQWLLDGAAPQRVRRLALPPHVQHCRVDDADGTLYVAEEGSGVWAYRADAEGAPARRAVGLAPPFGKLAGGAQALAVLPGGVAATDGNGALHAWRRTATGWSPVAVAGADIDNLAVDGTGRLLAYGGKDWRTVALAMKAAAPVAPLPVVTARAQTDPVARAGDAADDPAIWRHPVDPAASRVLGTNKKQGLLVYDLQGRQRQLLESGRLNNVDVRQDVAFGAERFDLALATQRDDNVMVLFSIAPDGTVTEAARLPTELDEIYGACVARPVGGGLDAFVNDKDGRYLHYRIGRADGAFTARVVRRFRTETQPEGCVVDEASGQLFVGEERRGLWVTSADAAREPRLSMVLAAGGLLRADVEGIGVYRGARQSYVVVSSQGNDSYVVLDAAPPYRVRGAFRIGVNVDAGIDGASETDGLEVTSANLGGPHARGMLVVQDGYKRMPDGPQNFKLVAWDDVARALGLD
- a CDS encoding TonB-dependent receptor gives rise to the protein MRHLAIPALGLLAATGVHAAGDPTVVIAGQRASLANAIAAQEKADNIVSVVSSDGIGGLPDRNAAEALARLPGVAVQRDQGEGRYVSVRGLGPDLNAVTINGALVPSPEAGTRAVALDVLPAGLIRTLHVSKTLTPDQDANSLGGTVEVKTLSAFDLPGALLVLGAGASHDTNTHRESPNANLLWAQRFAGGKLGVAAGLSGEKRKFGSDNVETGGAWRGNRLEGFELRDYLPVRERRAAALNLDWRPDAASSYALRAFVSRFSDDEVRDRLTVGNVENDDLAEGVTDDARLERRLRQRKYTQEIRSLTASADRRFGDWRVQAEATASRATDDAPESINDARFRGSFAGIGFANTMAPRLIAPAAAFDPASYNLNAITLQRSFAKDRANALRLDLAREFDDGYAVKFGAKASRRDKDNDTDQWAYDSGNATSASYWGAGTRSMSAFVGTHQLDYAFGPIGAALDPAAIRARVASLPRAGARQAAESALDDFALVEDIDAAYVQGTLARGAWSLLAGVRAERTRFKAAGQQIAILEDESESITARRAGRSYTNWLPTLQARYDLDRATTVRAAWSNSVVRANFSQLAPGISLDSATEATIGNPDLAPLKSHNLDLGIERVLGNDGTMSAYVFHKDIANFTYATNLAGSGRWTGYTTATSYANGDSAKVRGIELAWQQPLRMLPAPFNGLLVGLNGALTHSRAGIDSFDEEAGRRAGRAIRLPGQSSRVANAMIGYEHGPLSTRLAVNHKSPYLLELGDDVLDASGDRIVDSQTQLDFSLSWQIDRRWQLSFEASNLNNEKYYVYQGVKSRNVQYEQYGRTFKIGLKASLF
- a CDS encoding GGDEF domain-containing protein, with amino-acid sequence MVLLDIDGFHRINREHGPAEGDRVLQAVSHMLLLNLRNDDLLCRYAGDRFAVLMPGLADAAADDAARHLCRMVAAMRHYVDGNVDSDRVSLSLRYSCAQAGGAPGRTPDTVLADLCRQVDA
- a CDS encoding AraC family transcriptional regulator, with protein sequence MIQWRGAAEPSIPARQQPLLVLEYARSRDVGEAALLRGMGLDALAPDALVSPAQHLQLLSNALRALDSADTSFMLGQLLLPGHDGAPSNALVQAPTLRDALLILCRWHARLTPLLRPRLETWDGMAALYWVDSHGAPGLRPALVEMHMTAVVALCRWLGGERMPWRFCFNRAAPRHVEQHHVHLGSELRFDCHFDAMLIEAGWLDRPWPRGSALAAALALRAAEDEPERPPGLLAALYDYLLERVRTAPVLERTAADFGVSPATLKRQLARHGTHFQAELDGVRAHVALWMFHAQGADNDAVARYLGFHDAANFRRSFKRWTGVTPWLLRTGMAG